In the Gossypium raimondii isolate GPD5lz chromosome 9, ASM2569854v1, whole genome shotgun sequence genome, one interval contains:
- the LOC105784829 gene encoding LOW QUALITY PROTEIN: fatty acyl-CoA reductase 3 (The sequence of the model RefSeq protein was modified relative to this genomic sequence to represent the inferred CDS: substituted 1 base at 1 genomic stop codon), which translates to MKEMIWENDECQNQDMELDNVAKFLQGKTILVTGATGFLAKVFIEKILRLQLNVNKLYLLLRTSNDKFATQRLEDEIISTELFRILRDKWGSKFDALISSKVVAVEGDISSENLGLEDSKLREEMRKEIEIVVNSAATTCFNERYDIALGINTFGAFNVLNFGKKCDKIKLFLHISTAYVCGEKAGIILEKRFYMGETLKGTHSINIFEEKRTMEEQLAQLRCHGAPDKAIKSSMKEFGLKRFCLXYRAKLNGWPNTYVFTKAMGEMLLGQFKGDLPLVIIRPTAIASTYKQPFPGWIEGVRTFDSFIVSYGKGKLTCFPANPNTIVDVIPVDMVVNAMVVAMRVHYAERHVCETIYHVSSSFRNPLTLSDLRNLFHCYFIKNPWIDANGLRVKVGQLTFFSKANRYLLLMQMKYVLPLKVLYLANILCCQRFKKIYKNLNRKINFAIQLAKLYEPYAFFLGSFNDGNLVELQRVAEEQGIDLVEFNFDSESIEWEEYMMNIHIPGLLKYGIKS; encoded by the exons atgaaagaaatgatatGGGAAAATGATGAATGTCAGAATCAAG ACATGGAATTAGATAATGTAGCCAAGTTTCTTCAAGGCAAGACCATATTAGTCACTGGTGCAACAGGATTTTTAGCTAAGG TCTTTATCGAGAAGATATTACGGCTTCAACTAAACGTGAATAAGCTTTATCTTCTTTTGAGGACTTCAAATGATAAATTCGCCACACAACGCTTAGAAGATGag ATCATAAGCACAGAATTATTTAGAATTCTCCGCGACAAATGGGGTTCAAAATTTGATGCCTTGATATCAAGTAAGGTGGTAGCAGTGGAAGGTGATATCTCTTCTGAAAACTTGGGATTGGAAGATTCAAAACTAAGAGAAGAGATGAGGAAGGAAATAGAAATTGTTGTAAATTCTGCTGCCACAACTTGCTTTAATGAAAG GTATGACATTGCGTTGGGCATCAATACATTTGGAGCTTTCAATGTTTTGAACTTTGGGAAGAAATGTGATAAAATAAAGCTATTTCTCCACATTTCAACCG cttACGTTTGCGGTGAAAAGGCAGGAATAATATTAGAGAAACGATTTTATATGGGTGAGACTTTGAAAGGAACACATAGCATAAATATATTTGAGGAAAAGAGAACTATGGAAGAACAATTAGCTCAACTACGATGCCATGGTGCTCCAGATAAAGCAATAAAGTCATCCATGAAGGAATTTGGCcttaaaagg TTTTGTTTATAATACCGGGCAAAATTGAATGGGTGGCCAAACACATATGTATTTACAAAGGCAATGGGAGAGATGCTTTTAGGACAGTTCAAAGGAGATTTGCCACTTGTTATTATACGCCCCACCGCGATTGCAAGCACTTATAAACAACCTTTCCCTGGTTGGATTGAAGGTGTTAG AACCTTTGATAGCTTCATTGTGAGTTATGGAAAGGGGAAATTAACATGTTTTCCTGCCAATCCTAACACTATTGTTGATGTG ATACCGGTTGATATGGTGGTAAATGCCATGGTTGTGGCCATGAGAGTTCATTATGCAGAACGTCATGTTTGTGAGACCATTTATCATGTCAGCTCCTCATTCAGAAATCCCTTAACACTCTCAGATCTTCGAAACCTTTTCCActgttatttcattaaaaacccaTGGATTGATGCAAATGGGCTGAGAGTGAAAGTTGGTCAACTAACATTTTTCAGCAAAGCTAATAGATATTTGCTGCTCATGCAAATGAAATATGTGCTCCCACTGAAG GTACTTTATTTGGCGAATATACTTTGTTGCCAAcgtttcaaaaaaatttataaaaatcttaatcGTAAAATCAACTTCGCAATCCAATTAGCAAAACTTTACGAACCTTATGCATTCTTCTTAGGAAG CTTTAATGATGGAAATTTGGTGGAACTACAAAGGGTGGCTGAAGAGCAAGGCATTGATttagttgaatttaattttgattccgAGAGTATTGAGTGGGAAGAGTATATGATGAATATTCACATTCCGGGCCTTTTAAAATATGGGATTAAATCTTAG